AAGTTCTGCTGTTCTACTAGATTCCATAAACCTCCATATCCTATATACCCAATGTGATCACAGTGGAAATGTGTTATTAACACATAATCTATGTACTTACTTCCTAATACGTTCTCTATATATGGACCAATTACATTTGCATCTGCACTACTATTCCAATAAGATTCTCCCACGTCTATAAGTAATGACTTCCCAGTAGGTCCAACTACAAGAGTAGCATTTCCTTGACCGATATTAATATGATGAATTTCAAGATTCCCTGGTGTCCAAGAACCTGAACTAGATGAAGAATTAGAATTTAATGCTTTTGGGGTACCATACCCACATTGATATGTACTCAATGAATTATTCCAATTAGTTGATATATTGCCAGCAACATTAGAATCAATTCTTTCCATTGTGGCTTTAGTGCCATTATTGCCAGCATGCCAGTTATCTACAGAATCAATTAGATTATTATTGCTATCTCTTAATTCAAGTATTTCACCTGAATTTCCCAAAGAACCTGTATATATCTGGTCAGCATTGATATTTGGAACAGAAGTATCATCCGTTCTTTCTAACAAATAATACGATTTGGCAGGTACAATTCCAGATAGATTTATAGAAGGTGTTCCATCAGTAGATATTAAAGTCCATCCATTTAGATTAATATCGTTATTAGTATTATTATAGAGTTCTATCCATTCGTCATAAGCGCTAGTTGTAGTTCCCATCCAACAAATTTCATTAATCACTAGTTCCTTATTGGATGCTGCATAGTTACTAGTATAAAAGAATAAAAAAGATGAAATGAAAATTAGCATAAACAACACTTTAATACTTTTTTTCATCATTAAAAAACCTCCTCATAATAATTAATTACTTATTATGTTAATTACTGAAGTTAGTTAATCAGAAGTATTTTTAAATTAAATTCCAGATAATAATATGTAAATATGAGGATAATTTTAGACTATAAAAAGGAAGTTTGAAGTGAATAAATATGTATCAATATAGTAAAAAAAGATATAATTAGATATTTCTAAATTATATCTTAATGATATCATAATGATTTTTTCATGTCAATTTAAATGGATCTACTAACAGAATAATCACTATTGTTTCCTAATGTCTTTTATTCTAGGAAACACATTAACAACTATTGAAACTATAATTCCAATAAAAGTATCTATTACTCTATTAACTGCATATATATAAGATGGAGTACCCTTCAGATTAGTCATAATAGCTATAAACACAATACAAGCTATCACTATCGAATCACTTTGTTTACAAAGGTTACATAAGTAAATGACTAAAACAATCCCTAACCCAACAACAATTGAAGGATTTCCAAAGATTAAAGTCAAAGCAAGTCCAATTGTTCCACCAATAGTTGTACCTATCATTCTGTTTTTACCTATAACAAAAGAATTCTGGAAATTATTCTTCATACAAATAACCGCAGCTATACATGCATAGAATGGATATGGTCTGTTCAATAATTGAAAAATACTTATACAAATAAAAACTGATATTGCAGTTTTTATATTGCGTGAACCAATTTTCATCATTTCTAGTTAACCTCACTGTCAAATATCAAATAATTATTAGTTTATCACAAAATCAAACCTTTTGCTATATTTTTTATTGAAATTTACTGCATCAACGAGTTTACATACAACATATTAGCATTACTTAAAATCCATCCATTAACAGTTCCGTCCTCATATATTATTGTTCCCTGTGCTAATACCTTAATATCCCCCATATCTGAAATAAATTGGTCAAATTGTTTGATTAGACTACTTATGACCCTATGCTTGAATTCATTATCATCTTCTAATTTGTTAATAGTATTTTGCTCAATTACTATGTTTTTATTATTTCCCCTAGTAACACATCCTAAAGCAAAACATTTTAAAGCTTTATTATTATTAAAAGTTGTTCCAACATGAATATGAACATCTGGAAATAATATCTGGATTTCATTTAATACTGATTTATTGAACTTTTCACCTGTAGCATTATTCATTTTTTGAGTCATATTCAACTTTTTTTCATATCCTGCTTTTGCAAATTTTCTTTTGGTAATCCCCTTTACTGCTTCTATACCCATAATGTAACACCTTCCTTACTAATTTATATGAATTATATCGTCACAATTGTTAGTATAGATAACGAAACAATTAATTTATCCGTTAGGAGAAAAAGTAGGCATTTCCGATAAAATAAAAAAGTCAGTTGCTCAAACAACTGACTTTTCCTATAGTATAACAATGTTATATATACATATATATTAACTTCTACATTTATCACAATAGCCAAAAATCTTCAACCGATATTCTGTACACTGAAATCCTTTTTCTCGTAATATTTTCTCATAAAAATCTTCTTTCAATAATCCTGATACTTCTATGACTTTTCCACATTTTTTGCATATTAAGTGATGATGATTCTTATTTTTTTCTATTTCCAATTCATATTTGGCAGCACTATCACCGAAATCATGTTTTATTACAATTCCTTTATCCAATAGAATATCAATAGTTCTATAAATTGTAGCCATACCTATAACATCATTTTTCACTTTAATTAATGAATATATCTCATTAGCTGTAAGATGCTTATCAATATTATCAATGAGGATACTCAAAATTATTTTCCTTTGATAAGTCATTCTTATATCCATCTTTTCCATTAAATCATTCATGACTTGATTAGCATTTGAACTCGTTTTCACATTACCCCCTCCATTTTTGTGATTACATATATTGTTTGGTAGATATATTGCTGCCATCAATAACTATATCTTCTTCTTCACCTAAGAAACCAGTAACAACTAAATCTATTGCTTGGTCTTCTGTCAATCCTCGACTTCTTAGATAATTAAGTATGTCTTCAGAAATCTTACCTACAGATGCTTCATGAGTCAATGATGCGTCTTTATTTCTATTTATAAGTTTTGGTTCTGCTATTATACTTCCATTTTCGGATAGTAATAATCCCATACAATCCAAATGACCTGTTCCTGCTTTATTACCTATCATATTACTATAGGCTTCTATATGAGATTTTTGTCTTGATATCATTCTTACTCTTGATAAACCATTAGCTCCATCTCCATTAATATAAGTATCGTCATACATTTCGACTTTTCCACGATTCGCTAGTACTGTGGTAACAAAATTAAGAGAAGCTTTTTCATCTAAATAATTACTGTTTTTCATTCTTAACTGCATAGGCACTTCATCACATTTTTGACTATATGATATCTGAGAATTTTTATTTAGTATTAATTCTATAGTTGAATCAACCGTATCATATTTACCCCAAGTATGATAATTATTAATTTCCAATTCTGCTCTCTCTTTGGCGACAATTTTCGTAGTTCCTGTATGTTTGCCATATAAATATTTTTTCCTTGCAGCACATACACTTTTCAATTTAGCGTTAACACCCTTTTCTAGTACAACAAAATTGTTAGTGTTTTGCTCTACATAGAGAGATTCCATAAGTATATTAGTTATAATAGGGTTTTCGATAGATCTCTGAATCCAAATAAAATAACCTTGTTCTGGTCTTTTACAATAAAATCCCCTAATCCATTCATATAACTCGAATGCTTTAGCAATAGGTAAAATAATCACATCTTTTTCTTTATATATCTGTACTTCATTATCTACTTGAAGATAATTTGCATGTTTTACACTTCTCATAGCCACACTCCTCTATTAGTTTCCATATTTTTTCCCAATTCCTAGATGAACAAGTGATTTTCCCGTCTATCATCACATGCGCATAGTCAGGTCTAAAATAATTAAGTGCTTTACCTCTGTGAGTTATTAATAGTATAGTTTTATCATTTAATTGTTCTTTAACTAATAAACTCAGTCTTTCCAGATTTTCAACATCAAGTCCAGCATCTAATTCATCTAATATTATTAAGTCTGGATTCATGCTTATGACTTGAATCACTTCTGAAAATTTTCTTTCTCCACCTGAGAAACCGATATTGACATTTCTCTGCATCAGAGACTCTATTCCTTCTATCTTGACATTTCTTTTACTTATCTTATCTAGTAGATCCTTTAATGTTATATTAATGGCAGGAGGATTCTGGTAAACGGCTGCTATACCTCTCTTCGCTCTTTCTTCAATATTGATATTAGTTATATCCTTATCCTTATAAATGATCTTGCCTTTTTTTATATTATACTTAGGGAAACCCAACAAAGCACTTAGCAATGTTGATTTACCTGAAGCATTTGGACCTAATAATACATGAGTCTCGCCTTTCTGCATATCTAGATTTAAGCCTTCCAACACATTTTTACCTTCAACCTCAACACTTAGATCATCAATCTTCAACAAACTCATTCAATTCACCTCTTTCAGTAATTCTATTATTTATTATTAAAATTCAACCATATAGTCATTAATATCTAAGAATATCGTCATATAATAATAATGATATTCATTATCATTATATAATTATAAATAATGGGCTTTTATTTTTCAAGCCCAATTTTATGTTTTTGTATTTGTATTTTTTAGTTATTCTAATCTTAGTTTAACATATAAACTAATGATATTCAACTAATTGAATACAAATACGTGGTATTTTTTATAATCTTTTTTTGTTTATTTGATTTGCAAAGCAAATTCCACCCCTCCTCATAACCATAGGAAATTAAACGTTTGTGAAACACATTTAGTTGATGATATATTAGGGCTTACACCTCACCAGAGAATAAGCAGGGAATTAGAAGAAAAGCTATTGGAAAACTCAGAGATACATCCTACGAAAGAAATGGTCAAGAATCGGGTGGAGAAATAGTTACGAGACAATTTGTTAAAAATATTGTACATAAATATGAAAAAGACTATCAAGAATAAGAAATAGAAATAATCTAAGTTGAATTGAAAGAGGATTATTGGTCAGCAATAGAGATTTCTTAACAAGAAAATGTAATTGGATGCAGTACGGAGAAACATATAAGCCATGTGTAATCTTCAAGAATGAGTAATCGACCACTGGGGATGGAGTAAAAAGTTGCTGATAAATAGCAAATTAAGAGAATTTACGGAAAATGTTGAAGACATTCGAGATATAATAACACTATTTTGTTACATATTCCCGATTGACAGATTATGTATATAAGAGTACTATGTGAATGTAACTGGTAAGATAGTAATAAAAATCTTGATATTTTTATTACTATTTTATTAGTAACCAATATTTTAACAAAGGAGAAAAAAATATGAAGAATAAGGCGTTATTGTTATTTTTAGTTATGAGTTTGGTATGTGCTCCAATTAGCGTGGCTAATGCAACTGTTTTTTCTGGATCAGAAAGTGAAATTGAGGCTAATTTACAAGAAAAGGTTTATACTGAAGTTCTTAGTGGAAATATAACTAATGAAGCAGATGTAATTAGAGTAGCATTAGCTCAGTATGAAGAAAGAAGTAATAAAAAAAGGTTATCAGCATATAAACAGAATAAAGTAACTGAGGACAATAGCTTAAGTATAACTCAAATTATTGATACCGACATTGATGAAAATGGTAACGTGTTAGAGAACTTTGTGACAACAAATTTATTAGTATTAGATAAAAATAAAAATTTAATTACTGCTGATTCTATAGAAACTGGTTCTGGTCAACTTAGTGAATACCAAATCTATGCTTACATGAATGTAAGTGTTACTAATGAAACAAGAAAATGTAGAGTACGTTTTAACTGGTTTGATACAACATTAGTTTATGGTACTGCTTTAACAGCAGGGAGTTTAATTCAGGCTTCAACGTATTGCCCTGAACCATTTTCGGGATATGATGATAAAACAATTCAAATAAATGCCCCACAAGGGAATGTAGCTTATAAATACGTTCCTAATAATACTGATATGATATATTACAACACTTTAGCTTGTGGAAGAGCTTGTAGGTCAATAATTAATGCGGGTTCAAAATCTTTTATTTTAGGCTATTCCATAAAATGTGAAAATCCACAGGGTAAATGGGAAACTGAATTTAATTAAAAATAAGTATTTAATGAATTTTGATAAACATATACATATGTATATATAATTATCTTTAAGAAAGGAATAAAGATGAAAAAAGTTGCATTTATTATATTTACTACTGTAATATTATTTTGCTCCTGCAGTAAAAAGGCCGATTCTGATTACAAGGAATTTCCAAAAACAAACTGGGGTATGAGCATTACTGAAACACTAAATGCATATGAGATATCAAAAAAAGATACGATTAACTATAGAGAGAATTATTCATTTACCATAGAAGGTTATGAATTATTTGGTGAGAAAACATCTATGATATTATTTAATTTTATATACTTTGAAAAAGAGAACCCTAAACTTTGCGCTGTTAGAGTAAACTATCCGGAAAGTGCTGATATGAATAATGTATTGAAAGAAATGAAAAAAGAATATGGTGAAACGGTTTCTAATATTAGTAATTATTATTTATTTGGGGCATTTGAGAATAAATTACCTGTATACAAATATACAGAATCTGATCATTTAAAATTATGGGCTAATAAGAAATCTGTTATTGAATCTATTCCTGAGAATCAGCATGTAGACTATCGTAATCTTTGGAAAAATTATCAAACTTCATTAAGGGATGATAATTGGGATACGTTTTCTCAAAATGCTAATATGGTGACCGTGGTATGGTCAGATAATGGAGAGTTTCCAGCACGAGAAAATTATGCATTAGATTTTTATGCCTATAACTTAGTTGTATTCAACGAGATAAATCGTCAACTAACCAATCAGTAATAGAAATGAGACAAATTTCAAATTTGATTATTTAGGAAAAAGCTATCTATTGACCAGATAGCTTTTTTACGAAAGAACCTAAGTTGAATTAATTAATTTAATACTTCCGCTTTTGTTATAGTATTATATATTTTCTGCGCAAGATAATGAGCTCCTCTATACCCCATATATGGTGTGTATTGATATCCATTCTCTTGTCCGAAGCTTGGATAATTTATCTGTATTACATTTGGTTTTTTTAATGCTTCTATCCCATCAGAAAAATTGATAATGGATTTTTTATTATCATTGGTTTTTTTGAATCCCAAATCACTCAAATAATCCTCTAGGCATTTATTATGTATATTATTATTTATATATACTCTATTGTTGTCAAGTTTTGATATTCTTCTTTTTAGATCACTTTCTTTATAAGCTATAAGTTCCAATTCATTATTGTCAGTTGAATTATATGATATATTCAATAAGTCACCAATACACTTTAACCACTTTTTAGTACCTTTAATACCATAAGGAGTTACACAAATATATGGTTGATTATATTGTTCTCTCAATATCTCAGCTGCCGCGATTCCTTCTTCATGGATAACTATATTAATCATCGCTCTGGAAGCTTGTTCTATAGATTCTAAATTAGTGTCTAACATAAAAGTTGTAGCCAGTTCAAGAGAAAAATTATCTTTCATTAATCTTCTTATTTCATACAAATCACTAGATCGGTTATAATCATAGATTCCTAAACCAAGTATATTATAATATTGAGATTTCTCTAAAACAGGAGCATTCTTCACTACTTCATCGACTAATATCTTTAATGTCATTTCTACACCATATCTATAGTCATTCTGGAAATCACAATCTGGCAATAAAATTATTTTACTGCGAATCTTGTCCTGTACTTGTAATCTGACACTTTCCAAATCAATACCAATTATTGACGTAATAGACGAACCAATAACAAATAAATATTTTGGTTTTTCAATTAGGTCAACTTCTATAATTGCATCAATGATTCGATCTTCATTACCGAATGTTACATCATGTTCATCCATATGAGTCGTAAAAGTTTTAGCTTTTATATCAATACCGAACTGCATAAGTCCTTCAATTGAAAAATGCGTTGTACCAGCAGGACCGAATTCAATAATTACAGCATCTTCTATGCCATTAAGAGCCCATAGTATACCCATTCTATCTGAAGCTATCGGATTATCTCTATATAATTTCATACTAATGCCTCCTTTCCATTCTGTTTCCATGACTTTTCATCATATCAATCAAAGAATCCTTTTCATCTACTGTTAACAACGCTTCTTTCATTCCTTGTGGCATTTCTTTCATGTTCATTAAAAGATCTTTCATTGGTTTCGGAACGTTCTTTAGATTTTTTATTTTATCTTTTACTTTATCTTCTAATACAATGTTATCTCCACCCATAAGGCTAAAAATACCTTTTTCATTTATTATCGTATCAATAACCTCTGTTATTTTTTCAAATCCTAACTTTTTAGCACAATTATCAGTCACTACTTGAATGATATTGTGTTTTGCAAGTGTCATAGGGCTTTCGTGTCCAAAATAATAATTTGGACTAAGTTCATCATATATCCTTCTTAGTGGTGCAATATTAGCCATTCGCACAATATATGGATCTATCCCTCTATCTATTAATTCATCAATTACTTTCCTATCGTCTTTCATTAACTCTCTACATTGGATTATAATAGGAACCATTCCTAACTCAACCAAAAATAGACAGAATTCAAAACAATTGAAAGGTGTATTCCCATAGATGAATGTTTTGTCCCTTAAATATTGTTTTGCAGTAATCAAATTATCATTGACAGTATTATATTTTTCTTTCACTATATAATCAAAATCAATATCTAAGATATCACCTATCTGTTCATAAGCATCTTTTATCTTATCTACATCAAGAGCCATAGGAAAAACTATATAAGGTATATCTAATTGATTCTTCATTTCCTCAGCAAGCCCCATAGCAGTGGGTTCTACTACTATATTCAATGAACTGGCAACAGCTTTTTGTATAGATTCAATATTAACCTTAGTTGGAATTGTCATAGATATATCTACATTATTTCTTCTTAACTCTTTATATAATTCTGTTTTCTCTATCCCTAGATATTTGAATCCTAATATATTGACGGTTCTTTCTTTTTTTTCCATAGGAATCATAAGTGATGCTAATTGTTCTAACGCTTTTTTTACACCATCAATATGACTATTACATTTAAAATGCTCAGTTTTCACAATAAGTAATTTAGTATCCACTTCTTTTCTTAGACTTCGTAATATGCTCTCTACATCTTCTCCAATAAGTTCAACAACACAAGTTGTTATGACCATCAATGCTTTTGGTTTCTCTTTTCTATCAATTTCTTTAATTATGTTTTTTAAATCTTCTTCACATCCAAAGGTAATATCATGTTGTTCTAGAACAGCTGAGTACACACGGTCTTTACCATTTTGACGTATCATAGCGAAGTCTTTACCATAATATGTACATTCTTCTGTTCCTATTATAAGAAGCGTTAGATCTTCTATATAAGAAGCTGTCATGACTGCTCCAAAAAGTGGACAATGAGGCCCAGGAAACTGAGCTTTACTCAGGGTCTTAATATCTTTATCTTCTACAATATTACTTAATCTATATTCATCACTTAACATTATTTTTCCCTCCTTTAAATACTTTGATGGGTCTTATGTTAACTCTACCATTTTCATCCTGGGCAACAATAGCTTCAACATTATATACATCCCTTAATAAAGTTGAACTAAATATTTTATCAGGTTCCCCTATTCTTACTATACTGCCTTTTTTCATAACACATACTCTATGTGAATATTGACAAGCTTGATTCAAATCATGTAGAACCATAACAACTGTCATATTAAGTTCTCTATTCAATTCCTTAACTAAATCCAATATTTCCAATTGATGGCATATATCTAAATATGTAGTGGGTTCATCCAATAATAATATTTTTGGATTTCTAGCTAATGTCATGGCTATCCATACTCTCTGCTGTTCTCCCCCAGATAATGAATTGACTGGTTTGTCAGCTAAATGCATGACTCCTGTTTTTTCCATGGCAACATCAATTTGTTCTCTATCATAGTCACTCATTGGCTCATACCATTTTTTATGTGGCATTCTTCCATATAACACCAGTTGTCTTACTATAAAATCAGTTGAAGACCTATTATGCTGACTTAATGATGCGAGTTTCTTAGCAATTCTTTTAGGAGATAGATGTTCTATATCATCTTGCTCAATTAAAATTTTTCCTTTTTGATATTCCAGTTTCTTAGTTATATTTTTCAGTATTGTTGATTTTCCAGAACCATTAGGTCCAACAATAGATAATATCTCTCCTTTATTAATTGTCAGATCAAGATCATTAATGAATGGTCTTTCGTTGTATGAGAATGAAATCTGTTTTAACTCTATCATCTTCTAGCACCCCTTCTCAATAAATATAAAAAGAATGGTCCACCCAGCATTGCCATCATAGTACCAACAGGTAACTCAATAGGTGCAGCTATCATTCTAGCTAATGTATCTGCTATTACTAATACTGCCCCTCCCATAATCATACTGAGAGGCAACAGCCATTTGTAATCAGACCCGAATAGTAATCTACATATATGAGGCACAACTAATCCTACGAATCCTATGATTCCAACAAAAGCAACACTTACTCCTGCTAAAAATACTGCTACTAGAGAAATAAGTATCCTAGTTACGTTCACGTTATATCCTAGATTCTTAGCTACATCGTCACCAAGTTGCAATACATTGGCAGGTCTTATACATATAAGTGCTAATATGATACCAATAAAGGAATATATGCCTAATATCTTCACATCTGGCCATGATACGGTAGATAATGAACCATTAGTCCATAACATGACCCCTTGTATTTTATCTGAATTAAGAAGAGAAAGTAATCCTGTGGCTCCACCTAGAATAGCATTAACAGCGACTCCAGCCAGAACGATACGGATAGGTTCAATTTCTCCACCCTTCCATGCCAATCCATAGACTACGGCACAAGCTATGATACCTCCTACGAAAGCAGCTATAGGTACTAAAGATACATAGCTAGGGAACAACAGCAATATGATAATAGCGAATAAACTGGCTCCTGATGATACCCCTGTAATCCCTGGGTCAGCTAATGGATTTCTCATAACGGATTGTAGAAGAGCTCCACTTGCTGACAAATTAGCTCCAACAAATACCGCTATCCATACACGTGGAAGCCTTATGTCATTAATGATTGCTTTATTGACTGTATATTCATCATTGAAGAAACTACTAATTATTTCTTTTAATGATATTCTGACGCTTCCCAAACAAATACCTAACAAAATTGATACTATAAGTACAACTATTATAATTATAAGCTTTGATTTAAGCCATTTTTTAACCATATGTTACTCACCATAAATTATGTCGTATAATGATTCTAAAGCTTCAGAACATCTGATATTAGCAACAACCCCAAAATATTCAGGATCAAGATCGAATACTTGTTCGTTTTTAACTGCATCCAGTGCATTCCATACAGGATTTTCTGAGAATTCTTTTTCAAACATCTGTCTGCTTACTTCTGGATCTGCATGAGTGAATCTAAGGATAACATCTGGATTCATTGATACAACGGACTCTATGCTAAATGGTACGTAAGGACTTTTTATTTCCATATCATCAGTTATATTTTCAAGATTCAAGCGATTAGCCAAATCTCCTATGTAAGACATATCTGTTGCCAACATAAAACTTTCCGGTGTACCAAATATTATCATAACCTTTTTTACTTCTTTTCCTTCTATTTTATCCATAACCTCTTTTTCGGTATTATTCATTTTATCTACGATTCCTTTAGCTTCATCTTCTTTATCAAAAGCTTTACCGATTGTTTCTATAGAGTTTATAATGTCATTGTATCCACTGGTTTGTATAAATTCCGTTCTTATCTTTTTATTCTCTAAACTTTCTTGTAGACTATTTTTTAAAGCACTATCAGTAATGAACACATCCAATTCAAGGCTTTTTAGTTTTTCCATATCTGGTTGCATACTCATTCCTATAGATGGAAGATCCTTATATCGTTCTGGTATATTAGAATCAGAAGAAGGAACACCAACTAGATCTATCCCTAGAACATCAAAAACTTCAACTAATCCTATTGTTCCTACAGCAACTTTATTAGGTATCTCGTCAAATTCTAAAACACTATTTTTCTCTTCCGTTTTGGATGCACTTGTCATATCATCGATTTTTTCATCACCATGTTGCTCAATATTTTTATTATCTTCTTTTTGGTTATTGTCAATATCTTCCTTCACATTAGTATTTGTAGACACATCTTTTTCAGTTACAGCTTTCTTGTTGGAACTGCAACCTACACCTAGTATCAACACCAACACTAATAAACCAACTATCCCTATATTTTTCATTAATTGTTTTCCTCCTAAATAATTTTTTCAGCTAATTCCATATAGACAGAAGACATATCATCCTCAGGAAAAGCTTCTACAACAGTTTTCCCTAGATTTTCTGCCTTTTGGACTATTGGATTTCTTGGAATTCGCTGTATAATAGTTGTTTTTAGTTCTTTACTGAGATTTTCTACTAGCTTTGTTTCATTTTCAATATTTTTGGCATTAAGTATCAATCCACCTAAAGATGCATATTCTCTGTTAGAAAACTGCTTAACTGCTGTTGCAATGTTATTGGCTGCATACATACTCATCATCTCGCCACTAGTAACGATGAATACTTCATCTGAATAACCTTTTCTAAGAGGCATAGCGAATCCACCACAAACCACATCACCTAATACATCATAAATTACCACATCTGGTTTATATATATCATAAGCATTAAGCTCTTCAAGTTTTTCAAATGCTGATATTATACCTCTACCTGCACAACCTATTCCTGGTGTAGGACCTCCTGCCTCTAAACATAATACTCCTCCATCACCAACAACAATAAGATCATTCAACTTTGTATCTTTTTTCTTTTCTTTTAATGTATCTAAAATAGTTGGAATTCTCTTTCCTCCTACAAGACTCTTAGTAGAATCGGCTTTTGGATCACAACCAATCTGCATCACTGTTTTACCTTTGGCTGATAATGCCCTTGATAAATTCGAAACTGTTGTCGATTTACCTATACCACCTTTTCCATAAATAGCTATCTTTTTCATAAACTCACCATCACTTTCTGGTTAATGATATCAATTATCATTTTCATTTACATTTAATATTTTTAGATTTTCTCTAAAAAATTTGTTATTATTATAAAATTATGTTATGATACTAATAATCATTATCATTAATAGGAGGAAGTTATGAATATATTTTTATCAAAGGATAATAAAATTATCTATCCTCATTTGAATCATGTTTTAAAGAGTTATTATTATACTACTAACCGTAGTGTTTATGCTTATG
The sequence above is a segment of the Vallitalea longa genome. Coding sequences within it:
- a CDS encoding lamin tail domain-containing protein, with product MMKKSIKVLFMLIFISSFLFFYTSNYAASNKELVINEICWMGTTTSAYDEWIELYNNTNNDINLNGWTLISTDGTPSINLSGIVPAKSYYLLERTDDTSVPNINADQIYTGSLGNSGEILELRDSNNNLIDSVDNWHAGNNGTKATMERIDSNVAGNISTNWNNSLSTYQCGYGTPKALNSNSSSSSGSWTPGNLEIHHINIGQGNATLVVGPTGKSLLIDVGESYWNSSADANVIGPYIENVLGSKYIDYVLITHFHCDHIGYIGYGGLWNLVEQQNFTIGHMIHRDYDSYLGQTSSTFSNWKTYLEGVGRNKLNPLIAVEGTNLIDLGSGVTVDILTCDGNGDIIPGNFSNDAYPPSENDYSIGLKISYGDFDEWIGGDLDGEFCTSNYGYSYHDIETSVAKEIGDVDVYLVNHHGSDHSSNSTFINQLDPEVSIISVGDGNTYGHPRQSVMDLVLATSDVYLTERGEPTTNIGNSVVCGDVVIKTSDGINYTVNNNYYVATDPSRIDNDGDGYFIEVDPNDGDDSLVPLPKGGLDPLYQP
- a CDS encoding FUSC family protein, whose protein sequence is MMKIGSRNIKTAISVFICISIFQLLNRPYPFYACIAAVICMKNNFQNSFVIGKNRMIGTTIGGTIGLALTLIFGNPSIVVGLGIVLVIYLCNLCKQSDSIVIACIVFIAIMTNLKGTPSYIYAVNRVIDTFIGIIVSIVVNVFPRIKDIRKQ
- a CDS encoding Fur family transcriptional regulator — its product is MKTSSNANQVMNDLMEKMDIRMTYQRKIILSILIDNIDKHLTANEIYSLIKVKNDVIGMATIYRTIDILLDKGIVIKHDFGDSAAKYELEIEKNKNHHHLICKKCGKVIEVSGLLKEDFYEKILREKGFQCTEYRLKIFGYCDKCRS
- a CDS encoding SufB/SufD family protein, translated to MRSVKHANYLQVDNEVQIYKEKDVIILPIAKAFELYEWIRGFYCKRPEQGYFIWIQRSIENPIITNILMESLYVEQNTNNFVVLEKGVNAKLKSVCAARKKYLYGKHTGTTKIVAKERAELEINNYHTWGKYDTVDSTIELILNKNSQISYSQKCDEVPMQLRMKNSNYLDEKASLNFVTTVLANRGKVEMYDDTYINGDGANGLSRVRMISRQKSHIEAYSNMIGNKAGTGHLDCMGLLLSENGSIIAEPKLINRNKDASLTHEASVGKISEDILNYLRSRGLTEDQAIDLVVTGFLGEEEDIVIDGSNISTKQYM
- a CDS encoding ABC transporter ATP-binding protein, coding for MSLLKIDDLSVEVEGKNVLEGLNLDMQKGETHVLLGPNASGKSTLLSALLGFPKYNIKKGKIIYKDKDITNINIEERAKRGIAAVYQNPPAINITLKDLLDKISKRNVKIEGIESLMQRNVNIGFSGGERKFSEVIQVISMNPDLIILDELDAGLDVENLERLSLLVKEQLNDKTILLITHRGKALNYFRPDYAHVMIDGKITCSSRNWEKIWKLIEECGYEKCKTCKLSSSR
- a CDS encoding nitrogenase component 1, translated to MKLYRDNPIASDRMGILWALNGIEDAVIIEFGPAGTTHFSIEGLMQFGIDIKAKTFTTHMDEHDVTFGNEDRIIDAIIEVDLIEKPKYLFVIGSSITSIIGIDLESVRLQVQDKIRSKIILLPDCDFQNDYRYGVEMTLKILVDEVVKNAPVLEKSQYYNILGLGIYDYNRSSDLYEIRRLMKDNFSLELATTFMLDTNLESIEQASRAMINIVIHEEGIAAAEILREQYNQPYICVTPYGIKGTKKWLKCIGDLLNISYNSTDNNELELIAYKESDLKRRISKLDNNRVYINNNIHNKCLEDYLSDLGFKKTNDNKKSIINFSDGIEALKKPNVIQINYPSFGQENGYQYTPYMGYRGAHYLAQKIYNTITKAEVLN
- a CDS encoding nitrogenase component 1 — translated: MLSDEYRLSNIVEDKDIKTLSKAQFPGPHCPLFGAVMTASYIEDLTLLIIGTEECTYYGKDFAMIRQNGKDRVYSAVLEQHDITFGCEEDLKNIIKEIDRKEKPKALMVITTCVVELIGEDVESILRSLRKEVDTKLLIVKTEHFKCNSHIDGVKKALEQLASLMIPMEKKERTVNILGFKYLGIEKTELYKELRRNNVDISMTIPTKVNIESIQKAVASSLNIVVEPTAMGLAEEMKNQLDIPYIVFPMALDVDKIKDAYEQIGDILDIDFDYIVKEKYNTVNDNLITAKQYLRDKTFIYGNTPFNCFEFCLFLVELGMVPIIIQCRELMKDDRKVIDELIDRGIDPYIVRMANIAPLRRIYDELSPNYYFGHESPMTLAKHNIIQVVTDNCAKKLGFEKITEVIDTIINEKGIFSLMGGDNIVLEDKVKDKIKNLKNVPKPMKDLLMNMKEMPQGMKEALLTVDEKDSLIDMMKSHGNRMERRH